In Leclercia sp. LSNIH1, the genomic stretch ATATAGACATCCCAGAACGGCATGGTGATGATGTTCGGGATCTCTTTGCCCTGCTCAAAGGCGCTCATGTTGACGGTGATCGCCCCCAGCAGCAGCGGCTCGCGGATCGGCTTGATCATCTGATTGCCGTGGATCCCTATCACCCAGAAGAGCTGGGCCACGAACATCAACAGCAGGATCCCCGGCAGGCTTTGCACCACCCGCTCAAGCGGCTGTTGCACCACCTGGTATACCGCATCGTAGAGGTACATGCCGGTGAGCTGATGGAAGACAAAGCCGAAGGTGGCGATGGTGGTGGTGGTGATGATCGCCGGGATCAGGGCCGAGAACGAGGCCGAGACGTTTGGCGGCACGGTGTCCGGCATCCTGATTTTCAATCCCGGACGCCCCTCCAGCCAGCAGTAGATCTCCACCGACAGGATGGCGATAAACATGCCGAGGAAGAGGCTACGGGTATCCGAGAACTGGCGCAGGAGCACATCTTTTACCATGTGCATTTCGCCATCGACCATCATCTCAACGGTAGTCGGAGTGACGCAGATAAAGCAGATCACCGCCAGCAGCCCCGGGAACAACGACTTAATACCGTTGATGCGCCCCAGCTCAATGCCGATCAGGAACACGGCCCCGATATTGAGGAAGTTGAGCGTGGCGTAGTTCAGGGCGCTGGTGATCGGTTTCAGCGTGGCGAGAAACGAAAGCGACTGAAAGCTGGCTAAGCCGTTTTTCGGATCCAGCACCATGTTGGATATCAGCACCGAAAATGCGCCAACAATGATGACCGGCATCAGGGTGATGAAGGCGGACTTTATCGCCATGATATAGCGATAACTGTTGAACTTCGTGGCGAAACTGCCCAGAGAGTTGATCAGTTTTTCCTGTAATGCCATGGGGTAATACCTCAGTAAAAGGGCCTTTATTGGGATTTAGGTGTTCAGCCGGCTTCTATTGGCATACCAAAAATAGCTTCTGGTGAAGATTTGTTCTGTGATTAAGCTCCCAACGCCGCCAGAGGTATCCCGGAGTATGAATTATCACCACTTTGGTATGCCACTTGTCGTTACTCCCTCATCTGTTGCCAGAAAGCGTGATCGTGGTGGGGGTTTCACCCTCCCGCCCGGCTTATGCCCCTGAACGTCTGTGATAAACTTCCGTGCATAACGTGGAAGCAGGAATAACGAATGGCAACAATGCTGGATGTCTCACTGCGTGCGGGCGTGTCGAAAGCCACCGTGTCGCGCGTACTGAACGGCACAGGTCAGGTAAAAGAGAGCACCCGTCAGCAGGTTTTTAACGCGATGGAAGAGCTGGGCTATCGCCCCAATTTCCTGGCGCGATCGCTGGCGAACCGGACCAGCAACAGCATTGGTCTGGTGGTCTCAACCTTTGACGGTTTTTACTTTGGTCGTCTGCTGCAACAGGCCTCAAGACAGACCGAAACGCACGGGAAGCAGCTGATTGTCACCGACGGTCACGACACCCCGGAGCGGGAAGAGGAAGCGGTGCAGATGCTAGCCGATCGCCAGTGCGATGCCATCGTGCTCTACACCCGCTACATGAGCGAAAAAGCGATCATGAAGCTCATCAACAGCGTGCAGATGCCGCTTATTGTGATCAACCGTGACGTCAGCCAGGCGCGGGAGCGCTGCGTTTTCTTCGAGCAGCAGGAGGCGGCCTTCAACGCGGTGGAGTACCTGATAAGCCAGGGGCACCGGGAGATCGCCTGCATAACCGTGCCGATCCACACCCCTACCGGCAAGGCGCGGCTGACGGGCTATCGCAAGGCGCTGGAGAAGCACCGTATTCCCTGGGATGAGAGCCGGGTGAAGTATGGCGATTCGGGGATGACGCGCGGATACGAGCTGTGTCAGGAGCTGCTGAATGAGAAGGTGGTGTTCAGCGCCCTATTTGCCTGTAACGACGATATGGCACTGGGCTCGTCGAAGGCGCTGCACCAGGCCGGGCTGCGCATTCCAGAGGATGTGTCGTTGTTCGGCTTCGATGACGCACCGTGTGCGAAGTGGCTGGAGCCGGGGCTTTCTACCGTCTACCTGCCCATCGACAACATGATCACTACCGCTATCGATCAGGCCATCCGGCTGGTCAAAAACGAGCCGATCGAAGCGATCCCGCCCTTCACCGGCACGCTGGTGTTACGCGATTCGGTGGCGACGGGACCCTGGTGCGATCAGAACAGTTCGAGGGCGAGCAGTTCCTGAATGGTCTGGCGGCGGCGGATCAGGCGCGCCGCGCCCTTATCGAACAGCACTTCCGGCAGTAGCGGGCGGCTGTTGTAGTTAGATGACATAGACGCGCCGTATGCACCGGTATCGTGCAGCACCAGATAATCCCCCGGCACGACCGGCGGCAGCGCGCGGGTTTCCACTTTTCCGCCCTCCAGCTGGGTAAACACATCTCCGGATTCGCACAGCGGCCCGGCCACCACCGTCTCCACGAGATTGGCCTGAGATAAGTCGCGGCCATCGGCAGCCAGCGCCGAAATGTGGTGATAGCTGCCGTACATGGCCGGGCGCATCAGATCGTTGAAGCCTGCGTCAATCAGTACGAAATGACGGCTACCCATCGCCTTCACGCTGCGCACCTGCGACACCAGAACGCCCGACTCGGCGACAAGGAAACGCCCCGGCTCGATCTCAAGTTTTACCGCGTGGCCCAGATGCGCGGCGATTTTATCCCGCGCGCCATTCCAGAGGCCGTAGTAGTGATCGGTATCGATCGCCTCTTCCCCTTCGCGATAGGGGATCGACAGCCCGCCGCCCGCAGAGATCGCCTCCAGATCCTGACCAAACTCAATCACCTGGCGCACCATGGCGCCGCACACCTGCTCGAGATGGCCGTAGTCCACGCCGGAGCCGATATGCATATGAATGCCCACCAGCTTCAGGTTATAGCGTTGCAGTACGGTCAGTGCCGCAGGGAGATCGCTGTACCAGATGCCATGTTTGCTGTTTTCGCCGCCGGTGTTGGTCTTCTGGCTGTGGCCGTGACCAAAGCCCGGGTTAACCCGCAGCCAGACGCGGTGGCCCGGCGACACCTGACCGAGCTGCTCCAGCATGTCCACGGAACCGGCATTGACCGGGATCTGCAGCTCATGCACCCGGGCAAGCGTGGCGCTGTCGATCAGATCAGCGGTAAAGACAATCGCATCGCTGTCGATCTTCGGATCGTAGCCCGCCGCCAGCGCACGCTCGATTTCACCCAGCGACACGGAGTCGACCTTGACGCCCTGCTCGCGCATCAGGCGCAGAATATGGATGTTGGAGCAGGCTTTCTGGGCAAAGCGCACCACGTCGAACTGATGCAGGGCGGCAATTTTGTCGCGAATGATCTGCGCGTCGTAGACCCAGACAGGGCAGCCAAACTCGGCGGGCAGGCGCAGCAAATTG encodes the following:
- a CDS encoding LacI family DNA-binding transcriptional regulator; protein product: MATMLDVSLRAGVSKATVSRVLNGTGQVKESTRQQVFNAMEELGYRPNFLARSLANRTSNSIGLVVSTFDGFYFGRLLQQASRQTETHGKQLIVTDGHDTPEREEEAVQMLADRQCDAIVLYTRYMSEKAIMKLINSVQMPLIVINRDVSQARERCVFFEQQEAAFNAVEYLISQGHREIACITVPIHTPTGKARLTGYRKALEKHRIPWDESRVKYGDSGMTRGYELCQELLNEKVVFSALFACNDDMALGSSKALHQAGLRIPEDVSLFGFDDAPCAKWLEPGLSTVYLPIDNMITTAIDQAIRLVKNEPIEAIPPFTGTLVLRDSVATGPWCDQNSSRASSS
- the lysA gene encoding diaminopimelate decarboxylase, yielding MPRPLNNTDTDLNADNLLRLPAEFGCPVWVYDAQIIRDKIAALHQFDVVRFAQKACSNIHILRLMREQGVKVDSVSLGEIERALAAGYDPKIDSDAIVFTADLIDSATLARVHELQIPVNAGSVDMLEQLGQVSPGHRVWLRVNPGFGHGHSQKTNTGGENSKHGIWYSDLPAALTVLQRYNLKLVGIHMHIGSGVDYGHLEQVCGAMVRQVIEFGQDLEAISAGGGLSIPYREGEEAIDTDHYYGLWNGARDKIAAHLGHAVKLEIEPGRFLVAESGVLVSQVRSVKAMGSRHFVLIDAGFNDLMRPAMYGSYHHISALAADGRDLSQANLVETVVAGPLCESGDVFTQLEGGKVETRALPPVVPGDYLVLHDTGAYGASMSSNYNSRPLLPEVLFDKGAARLIRRRQTIQELLALELF